In Nothobranchius furzeri strain GRZ-AD chromosome 18, NfurGRZ-RIMD1, whole genome shotgun sequence, a single genomic region encodes these proteins:
- the fosl2 gene encoding fos-related antigen 2 → MYQDYSGNYDTSSRGSSTSPAQPESFTSGSSTIGSPISTSNYQKYRVDMPGSNSAFIPTINAITTSQDLQWMVQPTVITSMSNPYSRSHPYSHHLTNGPGLLAHNALARPGVIRSIGDARGRRKRDEQLSPEEEEKRRVRRERNKLAAAKCRNRRRELTEMLQGETEKLEEEKADLQKEIESLQKEKDKLEFMLVAHNPVCKLPMDERHQPQQCAPLPLTMRPNMSSRAHLSQVVVKQEPEDMEEDKVGKPQRSVIKPICLGGGGISGGMYCPDGDSLNTPVVVASTPAATPNAPNLIFTYPNMMEPESPSPSSESCSKAHRRSSSSGDQSSDSLNSPTLLAL, encoded by the exons ATGTACCAGGACTACTCCGGAAACTACGACACCTCCTCCCGCGGCAGCAGCACCTCTCCGGCCCAGCCAGAGTCCTTCACAAGCGGCAGCAGCACGATCGGAAGTCCGATCTCTACCTCAAACTACCAG AAGTACAGGGTTGACATGCCCGGCTCCAACAGTGCCTTCATCCCAACGATAAATGCAATCACAACCAGCCAAGACCTGCAGTGGATGGTGCAGCCGACCGTCATCACCTCCATGTCCAACCCCTACTCCCGCTCGCATCCGTACAGCCATCACCTGACCAACGGGCCGGGGCTGCTGGCCCACAACGCCCTGGCTCGGCCCGGGGTCATCCGCTCCATCGGCGACGCCAGAGGTCGCCGCAAAAGGGACGAGCAG CTCTCCccagaggaagaggagaagagacGAGTGAGGCGTGAGAGGAACAAGTTGGCCGCAGCCAAATGCCGCAACCGCCGGCGAGAGCTGACAGAAATGCTGCAAGGG gagacggagaagctggaggaggagaaggcggacctgcagaaggagatcgAGAGCCTCCAGAAGGAGAAAGACAAGCTGGAGTTCATGCTGGTGGCCCACAATCCCGTGTGCAAGCTGCCCATGGATGAGCGCCACCAGCCGCAGCAGTGCGCCCCCCTGCCGCTCACCATGCGCCCCAACATGAGCTCACGGGCTCATCTGAGCCAGGTGGTGGTGAAGCAGGAGCCCGAGGACATGGAGGAGGACAAGGTGGGCAAACCTCAGCGCTCCGTCATCAAGCCCATCTGCCTGGGGGGCGGCGGCATCAGCGGCGGGATGTACTGCCCGGACGGAGATAGCCTGAACACGCCGGTGGTGGTGGCGTCCACTCCAGCTGCCACGCCGAACGCCCCCAACCTCATTTTCACCTACCCCAACATGATGGAGCCCGAGAGCCCGTCGCCCTCCTCCGAGTCCTGCTCCAAGGCTCACcggcgcagcagcagcagcggcgacCAGTCGTCCGACTCCCTCAACTCGCCCACGCTGCTGGCGCTTTGA